In a single window of the Biomphalaria glabrata chromosome 13, xgBioGlab47.1, whole genome shotgun sequence genome:
- the LOC106063372 gene encoding zinc finger protein 665-like: MAGMEHNFTLDLNYEMKQEEEEIDETDFTKFPCEIQEKVSKINIEKTELEEVALRTQSSENHVQFSQDNMMQDLDITEGNKPMYSSLLDSSEMSNSSLHPVPVIGPSLKSEVPVSDVQEIKQRKKRKKHMQSKNIKTKFCRSSYLKDKMEVEKPFRCLICQKTFTLYSNLNEHMLFHVVQKPFKCDMCQKHFSSFSYIQKHIFAHTGIKPFKCQICPKAFSGPSILKVHQLSHSDERPYKCPICQKGFKSLSKLKTHQFIHTEEKLFKCQICEREFSSPRYLKKHLSIHASGKPFKCEICLKEFSGFSLLKVHQLSHSDERPFKCPICQKGFKSLSKLKLHQLVHTEEKPFQCQICERKFSSHRYLKKHLSVHTGEKTFKCHVCLKNFSRLSNLKSHQFIHTGEKHFSCQICHQEFAKSSCLQIHKLVHTGKQPFKCQICQKEFYSHSKLKMHLAVHTGEKPFKCQICLKDFTLLSNLKRHQLIHTGEKPFSCKICHQKFSSYPCLRMHKFVHTGEKPFQCQICLKEFPSPSNLKLHHIVHTGEKPFKCQICLKDFSLLSNLKKHQLRHTEKKSFKCKVCLKEFSTSSNLNTHQICHTGEKPFRCQICQKEFSSSSGLKRHHLIHTDDKKCICEICQKEFSSSSSLKRHQLIHTGDKPFICEICQKGFRNSFNLKQHLLSHTEKKSFKCQICQKDFAFADNLKYHMLTHTSENPLKCQILPEIFSEFRISKEHQFEKPFKCQICSESFAFSSELKTHQLIHAEEKPSISLSCAKECTHSSNLKRHQLVNTSERPFKCRICQKGFCFASNLKKHMMVHASQKPFKCQICHKIFSNSLYLKMHQVVHSPENPI; the protein is encoded by the exons ATGGCTGGTATGGAACACAACTTCACTCTTGATCTCAACTATGAAATGAAACAAGAGGAAGAAGAAATTGATGAAACAGATTTCACTAAATTTCCTTgtgaaatacaagaaaaagtGTCAAAAATAAACATTGAGAAGACTGAATTGGAGGAAGTGGCTTTAAGGACACAGTCATCCGAAAACCATGTTCAATTTTCCCAA GATAACATGATGCAAGACTTAGACATTACAGAAGGTAATAAACCAatgtactcaagtctactggATTCATCAGAAATGTCAAACAGCAGTCTGCATCCTGTACCAGTCATTGGACCAAGTTTAAAATCAGAAGTACCTGTGAGTGAT gTTCAAGAAATTaagcaaagaaagaaaagaaaaaaacatatgcagtccaaaaatattaaaacaaaattttgtagATCTTCCTATTTGAAAGATAAAATGGAGGTTGAAAAGCCATTTAGGTGTCTAATTTGTCAAAAAACATTCACTTTGTATTCCAATTTAAATGAACATATGCTATTTCATGTTGTtcaaaaaccatttaaatgtgacATGTGCCAAAAACATTTTTCCAGTTTTTCATATATCCAAAAACATATTTTTGCTCATACTGGTATAAAACCATTTAAGTGTCAAATATGTCCGAAAGCATTTTCTGGCCCTTCAATATTAAAAGTACACCAATTATCTCATTCAGATGAAAGACCCTATAAATGTCCAATATGCCAGAAAggttttaaaagcttgtctaaGTTAAAAACACACCAATTTATTCATACTGAGGAAAAgctatttaaatgtcaaatatgtgaACGAGAATTTTCTAGCcctaggtatttaaaaaaacacctaTCAATTCATGCTAGTggaaaaccatttaaatgtgaaatatgtcTCAAAGAATTTTCAGGGTTTTCATTATTAAAAGTACACCAACTATCTCATTCAGACGAAAGaccatttaaatgtccaatatgtcagaaaggttTTAAAAGCTTGTCCAAGTTAAAATTACACCAATTAGTTCATACAGAAGAAAAGccatttcaatgtcaaatatgtGAAAGAAAATTTTCTAGtcatagatatttaaaaaaacacctatcagttcatactggtgaaaaaacatttaaatgtcacGTGTGTCTTAAAAATTTTAGTCGCTTGTCAAATTTAAAATCACACCAATTTATTCACACAGGTGAAAAGCATTTCAGTTGCCAAATATGTCACCAAGAATTTGCTAAATCTTCATGTTTACAAATTCACAAATTAGTTCATACAGGTAAacaaccatttaaatgtcaaatatgtcaaaaAGAATTTTATTCACATTCAAAGTTAAAAATGCACCTTGcagttcatactggtgaaaaaccatttaaatgtcaaatatgtctgaaAGATTTTACACTATTGTCAAATTTAAAAAGACACCAGTTAATTCATACAGGTGAAAAGCCATTTAGTTGTAAAATATGTCACCAAAAATTTTCTTCCTATCCATGTTTAAGAATGCACAAATTTGTTCATacaggtgaaaaaccatttcaatGTCAGATATGTCTAAAAGAATTTCCTTCACCATCAAATTTAAAACTCCACCATAttgttcatactggtgaaaaaccatttaaatgtcaaatatgtctgaaagatttttcattattgtcaaatttaaaaaaacaccagTTACGTCATAcagaaaaaaagtcatttaaatGTAAAGTATGTCTCAAAGAATTTAGCACCTCATCAAATTTAAATACGCATCAGATATGTCACACAGGTGAAAAACCATTCAgatgtcaaatatgtcaaaaAGAATTCTCTAGCTCTTCAGGGTTAAAAAGACACCATTTAATTCACACAGAtgacaaaaaatgtatatgtgaaatttgtcaaaaagaatTCTCTAGCTCTTCTAGTTTAAAAAGACACCAATTAATTCATACAGGTGACAAGCCATTTATATGTGAAATTTGTCAAAAAGGTTTTAGGAACTCTTTTAATCTAAAACAACACTTGTTATCTCATACtgaaaaaaagtcatttaaatgtcaaatatgtcaaaaAGATTTTGCTTTTgctgataatttaaaatatcacaTGCTGACACATACAAGTGAAAATCCATTGAAATGTCAAATTTTACCTGAAATATTTTCAGAGTTTAGGATCTCAAAAGAACATCAATTTGAAAAGCCTTTTAAGTGTCAAATATGTTCAGAAAGTTTTGCTTTCTCTTCAGAGTTAAAAACACACCAGTTAATTCATGCTGAAGAAAAGCCATCCATAAGTCTATCATGTGCCAAAGAATGTACTCATTCttctaatttaaaaagacaccaattagttaatactaGTGAAAGACCATTCAAATGTCGAATATGTCAAAaaggtttttgttttgcttcaaATTTAAAGAAGCACATGATGGTACATGCTAGTCAAAAGCCATTCAAATGTCAGATTTGTCACAAAATTTTTTCTaattctttatatttaaaaatgcacCAGGTAGTTCATTCTCCTGAAAATCCAATTTAA